The nucleotide sequence ATCAGCCAAACCGTGCAACTATAATTGTTATCGATTAGACACAATGGATAACGATAATCCTGATATTTCTTTTACCTGATCAACAACACCAACAACTTGTTGATGACTTGTATCGTCACTAGCCATTAACACAACTTTATCAGTCGGATTCTCAGCCAACATAAATTCAATAGTAGCCGCTACACGCTCGACATCAACCAGTCGGCTATTAATAATAATATTGCCAATTTCATCGATTCGTATAGCAATAGGTGGTGAAGTGGGAGAATTGTTTTGTGAAGTCGCTAAGGGTCTTTGCACATCAAGACCAGACTCTTTAACAAATGACGTGGTCACAATAAAAAAGATTAACATGATAAAAACTATATCTAGCATCGGAGTCATATCAACACCAGCTTCAGGTTCACCAACTCGCTTCGCAATTGCCATATTAATTCCTAATATTGGTTAGTATTAATATTAACTATAGAATAAGCTGATGAATTTGCTATAGATTTTTATTTAATTAAGAAAATAAATTATTGAGCCTATATAGCTTACGGGGCAGCAAAGTGTTATTCCGCTGATAGCAAGTAACCTTTACCCCAAATGGTTTTTATTTCAGTTTTAGTCACGCCTTGATTGACTAATTTTTCGCGTAATCGTGATAAACGAACATCAACAGAACGCTCAGAACCATCATATTCACGACCTAAAAGTAATTTATAAATATCATCTCGAGTCAGCACTTTACCAGCATTGAACATAAGCAATGAAAGCAATTCAAATTCAAACACACTTAAAGAAATTTCGCTGCCATTAACTTCACACTTTTGTTCGCTTAAGGTTAAGGTGATTTCACCTACTGTAATTTTTTTGCTTTGGTGAGTTGCTTGTTGTTGCTTTGTTCTGCGCAGAAGAGCATCGATTTGTGCTAGCACCAGCTGCGGACTTACAGGCTTAACCATATAGGCATCTGCACCAACATTAAAACCTGTTAAATGTTCCGCTTCACTAGAATGGGAGGTAAGAAAAATTATAGGACCTTGATAGGTAGCTCGTAATTCATGACAAACATTGTAGCCATCTTTGCCCGGTAAACCTACATCTAAAACGATCAAATCAGGTTGAACTTTAATTTGTGCTCGTGCAGCTTGATCGCCGCGAAAAACTTGATGAACAATATAGTTAGACTTTTCCAAAAATGACTTCATTAATGATGACAATACTTTGTCATCTTCAACCACCATAATGGAAGAAAATTCTGCAGTAGAGGCGGTATTAAAGGTCATAAATCGGATGTCCAATAGAATAAATTTCTTACTATTAACTGAGTCTTAAATAACGACAAAATCAATAATTTTGATAACTACAATATTAGACCAACTTGGCACAATTAACTGTGTTTAATTGTAACCAAAGATTTACATTGTTTTAAACCAAATGCCCTTATAATTTAAATTTATTATTAACGACTTAAATACTTTGAGAATAGTCGTCTTCTTGTATATCAAAGCTTTTAGAATTAGTGATGTATGGGTGATCTTCCAAAAATATTTCTATCGCTTTTTTAACTTTATTTGAAATAAAGTCGATTCGGTCATCAAAGAAGTTTTTACGATGATCTTCACTATCAAAAATACCGATAACCCTGCCATCTGGCGCAAAAATTGGACAACACAATTCAGACATAACTTTTGCATCACAGCGATAATACGGGCCATCGTGAGCTTCAACATCGGGGATATAGTACGGACGTTTTTCCATTATCACTCGAGTATTAATAGATTTATCTAGGTAATATTCAGAGATTGGAAACTCAGCTTTAGACATTTCTCCGTTGTAAACATACTTCACTAATTTATCACCATGACGAAGGTAAATACCAAACCAGTCTACGCCTGTCTTATTGTGAATGTAACGAACCAAGCGATTAAGGCGAGCGAGCAAATCTTGTAGGTTTTCTTTCTGTTCTGCACTATCAACGTATTGTAATAGATCGTAGGTGTTGCCTGGCTCTTTATAAATCGGACAGGTGCCATCTTCATTTAACTTAGGCTCTATATAAGAGAATAAGTGTTCGTGATTATCAAGTGCATTGATTGGTTCGTATAGAACCCCTAAAATATCAAATAAACGCATCAGTGCTGCCTAAAAATGTTAATTAGATGTTTAGACGTCTAAACATCTTTTTTTTAGTATTATACATAAGAAATTTCAATTGCCAACTAAATGTTTCGATTCTCTCTAAATCAAATGTTTGATTACCTATAGGAATTGAAACTTAACTTGGTATACTAAAAATTAATAACTAGTCAAACATCGAATAGAAGCAAAAAAAGTAATGGCGATACAACCAACGATTCAAGAAGCAACAATCAAAATTATCAACTTAAGATTACGAACTTTTATCGGCTTTAACCCGGAAGAGCAAAGTAAGCAGCAAGATATTATCATCAACGCCGAAATTAACTACCCAGCAGGCAAAGCCTGTTCTAGTGACGAAGAATCTCAAGCTCTTAATTACAAAACTATTACCAAAAAGATGATCACTCACGTTGAAGATGGGCAGTTTAAGTTATTAGAAAAGCTAACGGCTGATCTGCTAAGTATTGCAATGGAATCTGAATTAGTGAGCAATGCAAAAGTCACCGTTGAAAAACCACATGCATTAAGGTTTGCCGACTCAGTTTCGCTAACCCTAAAAGCAGCAAGACAATAAAATGAAACGCTCAGCAATTATAATTACCGGTGGTGGACAACGATTGGGATTTGAACTGGCTAAAGCGCTACACAGCGAAGATACACCAGTGATCATTAGTTATCGTACTTCACGCGCTGAATTAAAACAGCTAACCGCCCTCGGTATCACTTGCATCCAAGCTGATTTTTCTAGCGATAAAGGCATAGAGGGCTTTAGCGATTATGTTCTACAAAATTGCAGTAGTCTCAAAGCGATTATTCATAATGCGTCTAGCTGGTTAGCTGAAAGCGATGACCTTAGTCCAGCTGATACCATGCAACCAATGTTGCAAGTGCATGTACAAGCACCATACCAATTAAATATTGCCTTACAACACTTATTAATTGCTTATAATCAAGAAGCAGAACAAGCCGCGGATATCATCCATTTAACCGACTATGTTGTAGATAAAGGCAGTAAAAAACATATTGCTTATGCAGCAAGTAAAGCGGCACTTGCCAACCTAACGTTATCGTTTTCAGCACTGTTAGCACCTAAGGTTAAAGTAAACTCAATTGCACCTGCGTTATTAATGTTTAACGATGATGACGGTGATGAATACAAACAAAAAGCGTTGAAAAAATCGCTAATGCAATTGTGCCCAGGGGCGATTGAAGGAGTTGAGGCGGTCAAGTATTTATTAAACTCTAGTTATATTACTGGGCATACGTTACATTTAGATGGTGGTAGGCACCTTAAATAAGCGGCATTTTGCCCTACATTTCCTTAGCAATTTAACAAAATTTAAAATACAAATTTAAACTTATAGTGAAGCATTATTATGTCAAAACTGAAAAATGAAAAAGCGTTATTAAAAGCAGCCCTTAAAGTAGGCGAAACCTACGCAATAAACCGTGGTTATAAAAGCTTTGGTGCCACCGATGCCGCAAAAGAAAAAATAGAGGCGCTTTACCGCTTGCTTGTTAATGACAAGCACATTCATCCTTTGCCTGAAGATAAAGAAGACTTATTGAGCATGAAGCATAAGCTCGCACTTTGGATCCATAAACAATTACCCGATGGTCATGCTTTAAAAGAGTAATAGCAATTAAGTTAAAAAGGAGACTAAGCCTCCTTTTTTAGTTCTATTATTGCAATTTCCTTAAAGCATTAACGTTTATTGGCAATATAATGCACTGTAGAAATACTCTTCTGTAAAAATGCACCTTCACAATAGCCCAAATAATATATCCATAAACGCTTAAATCGTTCGTCATAACCATGTTGTTTTAGTTCTTCAAACGAATGTAAGAAGCGAGTACGCCAATCACTTAATGTCCGAGCATAATCTAATCCGATATCGTGCAGCTCTTCAACAACACAATTAGTATGTTCCGTAAGCATATTGTTCATTAAGGTTATTGAAGGCAAAAAACCGCCAGGGAAGATGTAACGCTGTATAAAATCGACATTATTCGAGTAGTGTTCAAAACGTTGATCGGCAATGGTTATCGCTTGAATTAATAAACGTCCACCTGGCTTTAATCGATCGTTACATTGTTTAAAAAAACTTTCCATATACTGATAACCCACGGCTTCTATCATTTCGATAGAAACAACTTTGTCGTACTGACCAGTCAAGTCTCGGTAATCATCTTTCAATAACGTGATTTTATCTTCTAAGCCTAATTTCTTAACACGTTGCTCGGCATAGCCAAACTGGGCATCAGAAATTGTTGTCGTTGTTACTTTACAGCCGTAATGAGTCGCAGCGTAAATTGCTAATCCACCCCACCCTGTGCCGATTTCTAATAAATGATCGCTCTCTTTTAACTGCAAGCGCTGGCATATCTTGTCTAATTTATACAACTGTGCTTGCTCTAGAGTGGCATCGTCTGAAGGATAGATAGCAGATGAATACATCATCTCTTTATCTAAGAAGCGAGTGTAGAGTTCGTTGCCTAAATCGTAATGGGCAAGAATATTCTTCTTCGAGCCAGAATGACTATTGCGATTTAAGTAATGAAAAAACTTGTTTTTGAT is from Thalassotalea crassostreae and encodes:
- a CDS encoding ExbD/TolR family protein; the protein is MAIAKRVGEPEAGVDMTPMLDIVFIMLIFFIVTTSFVKESGLDVQRPLATSQNNSPTSPPIAIRIDEIGNIIINSRLVDVERVAATIEFMLAENPTDKVVLMASDDTSHQQVVGVVDQVKEISGLSLSIVSNR
- a CDS encoding response regulator transcription factor, with the translated sequence MTFNTASTAEFSSIMVVEDDKVLSSLMKSFLEKSNYIVHQVFRGDQAARAQIKVQPDLIVLDVGLPGKDGYNVCHELRATYQGPIIFLTSHSSEAEHLTGFNVGADAYMVKPVSPQLVLAQIDALLRRTKQQQATHQSKKITVGEITLTLSEQKCEVNGSEISLSVFEFELLSLLMFNAGKVLTRDDIYKLLLGREYDGSERSVDVRLSRLREKLVNQGVTKTEIKTIWGKGYLLSAE
- a CDS encoding GAF domain-containing protein; the encoded protein is MRLFDILGVLYEPINALDNHEHLFSYIEPKLNEDGTCPIYKEPGNTYDLLQYVDSAEQKENLQDLLARLNRLVRYIHNKTGVDWFGIYLRHGDKLVKYVYNGEMSKAEFPISEYYLDKSINTRVIMEKRPYYIPDVEAHDGPYYRCDAKVMSELCCPIFAPDGRVIGIFDSEDHRKNFFDDRIDFISNKVKKAIEIFLEDHPYITNSKSFDIQEDDYSQSI
- the folX gene encoding dihydroneopterin triphosphate 2'-epimerase, translated to MQEATIKIINLRLRTFIGFNPEEQSKQQDIIINAEINYPAGKACSSDEESQALNYKTITKKMITHVEDGQFKLLEKLTADLLSIAMESELVSNAKVTVEKPHALRFADSVSLTLKAARQ
- the folM gene encoding dihydromonapterin reductase, with translation MKRSAIIITGGGQRLGFELAKALHSEDTPVIISYRTSRAELKQLTALGITCIQADFSSDKGIEGFSDYVLQNCSSLKAIIHNASSWLAESDDLSPADTMQPMLQVHVQAPYQLNIALQHLLIAYNQEAEQAADIIHLTDYVVDKGSKKHIAYAASKAALANLTLSFSALLAPKVKVNSIAPALLMFNDDDGDEYKQKALKKSLMQLCPGAIEGVEAVKYLLNSSYITGHTLHLDGGRHLK
- a CDS encoding DUF5062 family protein → MSKLKNEKALLKAALKVGETYAINRGYKSFGATDAAKEKIEALYRLLVNDKHIHPLPEDKEDLLSMKHKLALWIHKQLPDGHALKE
- a CDS encoding class I SAM-dependent methyltransferase, which gives rise to MENITSYSQHKITWLASRCRILVFSVLGKLEDGIVDVVEGEHTTTFGKLANGDKAFLQGKVIIHDPSAYIDFVKGGSIGAAEAFIDNKWSSPDLTTVIRIFAKAQDATDSLDSKTTMLNKIKNKFFHYLNRNSHSGSKKNILAHYDLGNELYTRFLDKEMMYSSAIYPSDDATLEQAQLYKLDKICQRLQLKESDHLLEIGTGWGGLAIYAATHYGCKVTTTTISDAQFGYAEQRVKKLGLEDKITLLKDDYRDLTGQYDKVVSIEMIEAVGYQYMESFFKQCNDRLKPGGRLLIQAITIADQRFEHYSNNVDFIQRYIFPGGFLPSITLMNNMLTEHTNCVVEELHDIGLDYARTLSDWRTRFLHSFEELKQHGYDERFKRLWIYYLGYCEGAFLQKSISTVHYIANKR